From one Halosimplex rubrum genomic stretch:
- a CDS encoding DUF58 domain-containing protein, whose product MAIDPDFLDELDRFDAALDRETAAVRQGEQQSPRVGEGLTFSDYRRYSPGDDTRLVDWKLFARTEEYYIKQFEEERNLTVHVLLDASASMDYGDGESHKFEYAAKIGLGFCYLTAEEHNDFRFSTMGERSERLDTGRSNRGEVLELIDQINDLRPEGEADFETVLEAYADRIRSRSLVVVLTDCLAEPEAIESGVSALARNEVDVLLVRVMAPDERDPDVVGDALFADPESETTRRSYFSQSLADTYRSRLDAHVDEVNERVTALGGEHVVVDTGDEYFDSFASVWLG is encoded by the coding sequence GTGGCGATCGACCCCGACTTCCTCGACGAACTCGACCGCTTCGACGCGGCGCTCGACCGGGAGACCGCCGCCGTCCGCCAGGGCGAACAGCAGTCCCCCCGCGTCGGCGAGGGGCTCACGTTCAGCGACTACCGCAGGTACTCCCCCGGCGACGACACCCGCCTCGTCGACTGGAAGCTGTTCGCCCGCACCGAGGAGTACTACATCAAGCAGTTCGAGGAGGAGCGCAACCTCACCGTCCACGTCCTGCTGGACGCCTCCGCGTCGATGGACTACGGCGACGGCGAGAGCCACAAGTTCGAGTACGCGGCGAAGATCGGCCTGGGCTTTTGCTATCTCACGGCCGAGGAGCACAACGACTTCCGCTTCTCGACGATGGGCGAGCGCTCCGAGCGGCTGGACACCGGGCGGTCGAACCGCGGCGAAGTACTGGAGCTGATCGACCAGATCAACGACCTCCGCCCGGAGGGCGAGGCGGACTTCGAGACGGTCCTCGAAGCCTACGCCGACCGGATCCGCTCGCGCTCGCTCGTCGTCGTGCTGACCGACTGCCTCGCCGAACCCGAAGCCATCGAATCGGGCGTGTCGGCGCTGGCGCGCAACGAAGTCGACGTGTTGCTCGTTCGCGTGATGGCCCCCGACGAGCGCGACCCCGACGTCGTGGGCGACGCGCTGTTCGCGGATCCGGAATCGGAGACGACTCGTCGGTCGTATTTCAGTCAGTCGCTGGCCGACACGTATCGCTCTCGGCTGGACGCCCACGTCGACGAGGTGAACGAGCGGGTGACCGCGCTCGGTGGCGAGCACGTGGTCGTCGATACCGGCGACGAGTACTTCGACTCCTTCGCGAGTGTTTGGTTGGGGTGA
- a CDS encoding DUF7502 family protein, with amino-acid sequence MTEPSDGRGGPNGEAGPEGDSRERMDAAVAEIRREAWKAAVTAAAVVAAAVFLGANLVLAALDPAWLPASLPVPTALTESVGSALGRDLGTVAVPGSATVAAAAGAVAFAAAVWLRVREPLVEQFEAVNPAVSEKLRTARDAVEADADSRMARRLYDEVLADLRESSAVGLLNVGRLGAVAVVIAALSLATVQVAVVDLALFDRPEPTTDGSADEPNNYTGLLDGDRVLGDRESVSAGDDNQTAEIESSGGGRDVEDDRTFPDRESSGASGGSSGGVDSQQAEFAAPEQVEDADLVREYNRRIRDGSGDDEDGDDATN; translated from the coding sequence ATGACCGAGCCGTCGGACGGTAGAGGCGGGCCGAACGGTGAGGCCGGGCCGGAGGGCGACTCCCGCGAGCGGATGGACGCGGCGGTCGCCGAGATCCGCCGGGAGGCATGGAAGGCGGCGGTGACGGCCGCGGCCGTCGTGGCGGCGGCGGTCTTCCTCGGCGCCAACCTCGTCCTCGCGGCGCTGGACCCGGCGTGGCTCCCGGCCAGCCTCCCCGTCCCGACGGCCCTGACGGAGTCGGTCGGCTCGGCGCTCGGCCGGGACCTCGGGACGGTCGCAGTCCCGGGATCCGCGACGGTGGCCGCCGCTGCCGGCGCAGTCGCGTTCGCGGCCGCGGTGTGGCTGCGGGTGCGCGAACCCCTCGTCGAGCAGTTCGAGGCGGTCAATCCGGCGGTGTCCGAGAAGCTGCGGACCGCCAGGGACGCCGTCGAGGCGGACGCCGACTCGCGGATGGCCCGCCGGCTCTACGACGAGGTGCTGGCCGACCTGCGCGAGAGTTCGGCCGTCGGCTTGCTGAACGTCGGTCGGCTCGGCGCGGTGGCGGTCGTGATCGCCGCGCTGAGCCTCGCGACCGTCCAGGTGGCCGTCGTCGACCTGGCGCTGTTCGACCGGCCCGAGCCGACGACGGACGGTTCGGCGGACGAGCCGAACAACTACACCGGGTTGCTCGACGGCGACCGCGTCCTCGGCGACCGCGAGTCGGTCTCCGCGGGCGACGACAACCAGACCGCCGAGATCGAGTCCTCCGGCGGCGGCCGCGACGTCGAGGACGACCGCACGTTCCCCGACCGCGAGTCGAGCGGCGCTTCCGGCGGGAGCTCCGGCGGCGTCGACAGCCAGCAGGCGGAGTTCGCCGCCCCCGAACAGGTCGAGGACGCCGACCTCGTCCGCGAGTACAATCGCCGCATCCGCGACGGGAGCGGAGACGACGAGGACGGAGACGACGCCACCAACTGA
- a CDS encoding AAA family ATPase has product MQDEPDTDDVDALQAKLATAREEVGERIVGQREVLEGLFVCILADGNALLESNPGLGKTTMVRTVAEVTDLAFSRVQNTPDLMPSDITGTEIIRETDDGREFVFEKGPIFANVVLADEINRATPKTQAALLEAMQERQVTAGGETYELPDPFFVLATQNPIDQGGTYALPEAQTDRFMFKLLVDYPEADEERDIVDLYTSGSQQVPVEQSLTRAEIREAQALVREVPIAEDLRDRAIDLVRRTREADEVEFGASPRASMALVVASKARAFLRGRNHVSAEDIEALAAPVLRHRIILDFRAERDGQTPDDVIADLLE; this is encoded by the coding sequence ATGCAAGACGAACCCGATACGGACGACGTGGACGCACTGCAGGCGAAACTCGCGACGGCCCGCGAGGAGGTCGGCGAGCGCATCGTCGGCCAGCGCGAGGTGCTCGAAGGACTCTTCGTGTGCATCCTCGCCGACGGCAACGCCCTGCTCGAATCGAACCCCGGCCTCGGCAAGACGACGATGGTCCGCACCGTCGCCGAGGTGACCGATCTGGCCTTCTCGCGGGTCCAGAACACCCCGGACCTGATGCCCTCGGACATCACCGGGACCGAGATCATCCGCGAGACCGACGACGGCCGCGAGTTCGTCTTCGAGAAGGGGCCGATCTTCGCCAACGTCGTGCTCGCCGACGAGATCAACCGCGCGACGCCGAAGACCCAGGCCGCGCTGCTGGAGGCCATGCAGGAGCGACAGGTCACCGCCGGCGGCGAGACCTACGAACTGCCCGACCCGTTCTTCGTCCTCGCCACCCAGAACCCCATCGACCAGGGCGGCACCTACGCCCTCCCGGAGGCCCAGACCGACCGCTTCATGTTCAAGCTCCTGGTCGACTACCCCGAAGCCGACGAGGAGCGCGACATCGTCGACCTGTACACCAGCGGCAGCCAGCAGGTCCCCGTCGAGCAGTCGCTCACCCGCGCGGAGATCCGCGAGGCCCAGGCGCTGGTCCGCGAGGTCCCCATCGCCGAGGACCTGCGCGACCGGGCCATCGACCTCGTCCGGCGGACCCGCGAGGCCGACGAAGTCGAGTTCGGCGCCAGCCCCCGCGCGAGCATGGCGCTCGTCGTCGCGTCGAAGGCCAGAGCCTTCCTCCGCGGGCGCAACCACGTCTCGGCGGAGGACATCGAGGCGCTGGCGGCGCCCGTCCTCCGCCACCGCATCATCCTCGACTTCCGCGCCGAGCGGGACGGACAGACCCCCGACGACGTGATCGCCGACCTGCTGGAGTGA